In the genome of Arabidopsis thaliana chromosome 4, partial sequence, the window gcagaagaagaaggttcgTTTCCGAATATAATTTAGGTTTAATTGGAATGTGTAGAGAGATCTGGTTTGTAGTTTCTGAAATTGTGTTGTTTAAGTGAAGCTTGTAAATGGATTTGTTTTGCGATTGATGTTAGATTAGTGTTGGAGTTTGCATTGTCTTTGTACTTAAATCGTTGCTCTCTTTGTTTGatggtaaacaaaaaaacagaagtgGAGCAAGGGAAAGCAAAAGGAGAAGGTGAACAACATGGTGCTGTTTGATCAAGCTACTTATGACAAGCTTCTCACTGAAGCTCCCAAGTTCAAGCTCATCACCCCTTCCATTCTCTCTGACCGTATGAGGGTATATTATCAATCTATCAACTCCTTGTTTCCTCAATTACTAATCCAGATCTAGAAAATGATAGTTATATCATCTGGCAGTGAATTGGTTTGAGCTTCTATTGAATCTAGTAGAGAATATTGTGAGGTGTTGATAACTTGATCTACTTTACCTAAAAGCTGTCTGATGTTGTTGGTATGCTTGTTCAGGATATGGTTCTTTACTTTCACATAGGCTTACTGTGTGTCTAAGTAGATACTCATGTGTTATATAATGTCAATTTGGAGCTTGTCCTCAACGTCAAGCTTATtttattctctgtttctcctccctgttttttttttttttctttccataacTTAACAGATCCAAACTTGATGTGTTTGATGTTGTTGAAAATTCAGATCAATGGGTCGCTAGCAAGGAGAGCGATTAGGGAGCTAATGGCCAAAGGTGTGATCAGGATGGTCGCTGCTCACTCGAGCCAGCAGATCTACACTCGTGCCACCAACACCTAagatgtttggtttctttatcCACCTAAGATGTTtggcttctttttcttatctcttGTTGTTTGATTCTTCAGGAACTTGTTAGAATCTTTTGTTTCGTATTCCGTTTTTTTGAGATATATGGTTATTTAAAACGCATCAAGACTTCTAAAATTGAGTCAATCCTTTGATATATCCGTTCTAGAATTCGGTAATGGAGTTGTTCCGGTTTAGTTATGcatcaaataatttaaaccGTAGTTCTTTATTATAGGGATTTGAACTAATTGAACGAAttcattcaaaatattatttgaatgcttggatttattttataaaggAGGTTATGTAATGTAGACATTTAGATTGATGGACTAATATGAATGAATAtgatgaaatgaaaataacgCCTACAGCCCATTTGACAAGTTTCAGTGTCccttaatattttgttaataaatacatttacttttcttatttttgtcttctaaCTAAAGAATTTTAGTGTTTATAATTATGCTAATTGGTTTTGCACTTAAAGAGTAggatttattcaaataatttccCGACATAATCCATGCGTGATATGTCCTTTCAATTTCGTCTTCTCACCCGTTAATCAAATGGGCCCAGCTTTTCAATCCATTTGCTAATCTGATCAAATTTTCCTATAACGCTTACAAATaacaatttgcaaaacatCGTCGTCGATCACAGGAAAACTTCCCTTTAGACATTTATTTCGCCATCTCGGAAGCTTAGACGTTggaatatatatctattttcttaactaaccgctgatttttgtattttcattacaaaaaaaaaaactattgtaatGCCATATTCAAAATAGTATATGCTTTGGTACAGTAGAAATAATATCAACCAATTAGGATAAATTTTCTTTCCATTATATAATTAGTCTCCCTAGCTTAGAGGCAAATTTGTAGTTTGTGTTACGACGTGTACGGACTATATAGCACCTCAAAGTTGGGCCAATGAGATGAAAATGGGCCTGGGTCCACATGCAAGCAGACAAAAGAAATCGACGTGTCCCATATGAGTCTCGTAGCAAGAGTATGGGAGAAACCAGAGTCGTCCATTTTTTGGGTTCAGTGACTGTCATTGTCAGATATCTATAGCTTTGTTGGTAAAATTTCACatgaaaaaattacataataaatagagaagagattttggaagagagaaaatgcAATTTAGCTCCTCACGTATTAGCAATTTAAGTTCTTGTCTTGGTCTTCCCTCGATTTCAAACGACATTAACCAAAACCAGAGAACTACGAATTATTCGGTGAGTTCTCTCATTGATACGATCCTCTTCTATATATCTCCGTGTTCTTCTAGCTTGAAAgcattttaaaagtttttacttttggaGGTTTCACATTCTCTCCCTGAACGATTTTGCTTTATTTTGTTCAGCTTCGGTTCTCGTCGaatcttctgtttctctgtCGATTCATTGATctgaaaatctaaaaatggATTCATTCTGATTTAACTTTTATCTTGTTCAAACTCATTTATGATCCCAAATTTGTTCGTTTCATTCTTTATAAATTAGAatccttttttgttcttgtggCAATTATCTTCCtccttttctctgttttgaaagatttgttACCTGCAGAAGTTAATTCCATTGATTTCTTGAAGATGCAGTATCTCTTGCTACTTAAAAGAGTTAGATTTTTTGTCTGATACGTTAAAATTATGAGAGGCTCGTTCGTTCTTTAATCTGTGTGGTCAAAGTTTCCTACTTTCCGAGAATTTCTTTATTGTTGTGTTGTTCACTTTGCATTTATAATAGTTTTTACTAACGAGCTTTACGATTCTGTTCTTGTCTCATTCCAGCTAAAAAAAGATGGATTCTTGTTGCAACTTTAGCTTGGGGACAAAAACTGTCTTGGCCAAAGACAGTTTCAAGAATGTAGAGAACAAATTTTTGGGTGAGAAGATCAAAGGAAGCGTCTTGAAGCctttttcttcagatttgaGTTCCAAGAAGTTCAGAAATCGAAAATTGAGGCCCGGTGTTGCTTACGCTATTGCTACCTCAAAGAATGCTAAAGAGGCTTTGGTAAGTTCAATGATCAGGTTTATCAAAACACTTGACCACTTATCTGTGGAACTAGTCTTAGTGATTGCCTTAAATTGATtgctttcatgttttttttttccagaaaaatCAACCTTCCATgtttgagagaagaagagcagATCCTAAAAATGTGGCTGCAATCATTCTAGGAGGAGGCGATGGAGCTAAACTCTTTCCTCTTACCAAGCGAGCAGCAACACCTGCTGTGAGTGACTATCGATTATTGATTTAAACGGTCTTcaaaaagaatttgttgtGTAAAGTGGAAGTCTTTAGTTTTCTGATTCTTGAAACACAATTATCAAACAATATTTGCAGGTTCCTGTGGGTGGATGCTATAGGATGATCGATATCCCGATGAGTAATTGCATTAACAGTTGCATAAACAAGATTTTCGTGCTGACTCAGTTTAACTCGGCTTCCCTCAATCGCCATTTGGCTCGTACTTATTTTGGGAATGGCATAAACTTTGGAGATGGTTTTGTtgaggtatatatataacaatatggTTTCCTTTATAAACTTCTCAGTTTGTTTCTGAATCCgatgaaataaaacaaaggtAAAATCTTATCGAAACAGGTTCTGGCTGCTACACAAACTCCTGGTGAAGCCGGGAAAAAGTGGTTTCAAGGCACAGCTGATGCTGTGAGAAAATTTCTGTGGGTGTTTGAGGTATGAATAACTTATGATcattttacttgttttatcATACATTAAGTCTGTTCCTTTATGATTCTTTAAAATCGTCTGAATCTACTGGTACTTTTTATTATAGGATGCTAAGAACAGGAACATTGAGAATATAATCATCTTGTCTGGAGATCACCTATATAGAATGAACTATATGGACTTTGTTCAGGTAATATAATAGTAAACATTCCTCTTACCAGTTTCAAAACTAGTCTTGCTAACTAACTCTAAACACTATGCATTGGACAGCACCATGTCGATAGTAAAGCCGATATTACTCTTTCGTGCGCGCCGGTTGATGAGAGGTTAGTTTCTTTAGCACTATGATGTGACTTTtgtatgattttggttttaagatgTTAACTTAATCTTGAAAACCCCTTATGTGAATTTTCAGCCGTGCGTCGGAGTATGGACTGGTCAATATTGATCGAAGCGGGCGTGTAGTCCATTTCTCTGAGAAACCAACTGGCATCGATCTGAAATCAATGgtacagttttattttctaaaacttaaATACGTACGAAACAGAATGGCATTGATCTGAatatttttctgttgttttgaCGGTTATAACTGAATGCAGCAAACCGATACTACTATGCATGGACTGTCTCATCAAGAAGCAGCAAAATCTCCATACATTGCGTCAATGGGAGTTTATTGTTTCAAAACCGAAGCTTTACTGAAGCTTCTGACATGGCGGTATCCGAGTTCCAATGACTTTGGGTCTGAAATTATTCCTGCAGCTATAAAAGATCACAATGttcaagtaaaagaaaaaaaaaaactcttctctttttaaaagaatttgttgAGTTTTATCACTTTATCACAAACGATTTAATCAAATTGTCTTCTTTAGGGATACATCTACAGAGACTATTGGGAAGACATCGGAACTATTAAGAGTTTCTATGAAGCTAATATTGCTCTTGTCGAGGAGGTAAGTTATAAAGAGGAACTATAAAGAGTTTCTATGAAGctaatatttttggttaatacCCAAAAATGTTTCTTACTTTTGAATTTATCTATGATTCAATCTCTCAACTATTGTTCTTTCGTTCTTGTTTTACGCAGCATCCCAAGTTTGAGTTTTACGATCAGAATACACCTTTCTACACTTCTCCTCGGTTTCTACCACCCACCAAAACCGAGAAGTGCCGGGTAGAGATCTTTCTCTTTACGTCGAAGTCCTCTTTGTTTGCCTGTTAATCTCGAGTCTTGATTCACTGATTGGTATGATCCTCGTGATGATTTCGCAGATTGTAAATTCGGTAATCTCACACGGATGTTTCTTGGGAGAATGCAGCATCCAACGTTCCATTATTGGTGAAAGATCACGTCTTGACTATGGTGTTGAGCTTCAGGTGTAAATCCTTGGTCATAGAATGACCTATAGCTGTATGGACATTGTCAAATGCAAAAGCTGAGTCTGGTATTTGTTTGCTTCTTGCAGGATACTCTTATGTTAGGAGCGGATAGTTACCAAACCGAATCTGAGATCGCGTCTCTGCTTGCGGAAGGAAATGTTCCAATTGGCATTGGCCGAGATACAAAGATCAGGTATCAATCTGAAATCACAATATCTTCTATGAGT includes:
- a CDS encoding Ribosomal protein S25 family protein (Ribosomal protein S25 family protein; FUNCTIONS IN: structural constituent of ribosome; INVOLVED IN: translation; LOCATED IN: cytosolic ribosome, cytosolic small ribosomal subunit, ribosome; EXPRESSED IN: 23 plant structures; EXPRESSED DURING: 13 growth stages; CONTAINS InterPro DOMAIN/s: Ribosomal protein S25 (InterPro:IPR004977); BEST Arabidopsis thaliana protein match is: Ribosomal protein S25 family protein (TAIR:AT2G21580.2); Has 30201 Blast hits to 17322 proteins in 780 species: Archae - 12; Bacteria - 1396; Metazoa - 17338; Fungi - 3422; Plants - 5037; Viruses - 0; Other Eukaryotes - 2996 (source: NCBI BLink).), translating into MAPKKDKVPPPSSKPAKSGGGKQKKKWSKGKQKEKVNNMVLFDQATYDKLLTEAPKFKLITPSILSDRMRINGSLARRAIRELMAKGVIRMVAAHSSQQIYTRATNT
- a CDS encoding Ribosomal protein S25 family protein (Ribosomal protein S25 family protein; FUNCTIONS IN: structural constituent of ribosome; INVOLVED IN: translation; LOCATED IN: cytosolic small ribosomal subunit, cytosolic ribosome, ribosome; EXPRESSED IN: 23 plant structures; EXPRESSED DURING: 13 growth stages; CONTAINS InterPro DOMAIN/s: Ribosomal protein S25 (InterPro:IPR004977); BEST Arabidopsis thaliana protein match is: Ribosomal protein S25 family protein (TAIR:AT2G21580.1); Has 691 Blast hits to 691 proteins in 239 species: Archae - 24; Bacteria - 0; Metazoa - 283; Fungi - 141; Plants - 145; Viruses - 0; Other Eukaryotes - 98 (source: NCBI BLink).) — its product is MAPKKDKVPPPSSKPAKSGGGKQKKKKWSKGKQKEKVNNMVLFDQATYDKLLTEAPKFKLITPSILSDRMRINGSLARRAIRELMAKGVIRMVAAHSSQQIYTRATNT
- the APL3 gene encoding Glucose-1-phosphate adenylyltransferase family protein (APL3; CONTAINS InterPro DOMAIN/s: Glucose-1-phosphate adenylyltransferase (InterPro:IPR011831), ADP-glucose pyrophosphorylase, conserved site (InterPro:IPR005836), Nucleotidyl transferase (InterPro:IPR005835); BEST Arabidopsis thaliana protein match is: Glucose-1-phosphate adenylyltransferase family protein (TAIR:AT2G21590.2); Has 8453 Blast hits to 8443 proteins in 1715 species: Archae - 406; Bacteria - 5407; Metazoa - 11; Fungi - 12; Plants - 1700; Viruses - 0; Other Eukaryotes - 917 (source: NCBI BLink).), which encodes MDSCCNFSLGTKTVLAKDSFKNVENKFLGEKIKGSVLKPFSSDLSSKKFRNRKLRPGVAYAIATSKNAKEALKNQPSMFERRRADPKNVAAIILGGGDGAKLFPLTKRAATPAVPVGGCYRMIDIPMSNCINSCINKIFVLTQFNSASLNRHLARTYFGNGINFGDGFVEVLAATQTPGEAGKKWFQGTADAVRKFLWVFEDAKNRNIENIIILSGDHLYRMNYMDFVQHHVDSKADITLSCAPVDESRASEYGLVNIDRSGRVVHFSEKPTGIDLKSMQTDTTMHGLSHQEAAKSPYIASMGVYCFKTEALLKLLTWRYPSSNDFGSEIIPAAIKDHNVQGYIYRDYWEDIGTIKSFYEANIALVEEHPKFEFYDQNTPFYTSPRFLPPTKTEKCRIVNSVISHGCFLGECSIQRSIIGERSRLDYGVELQDTLMLGADSYQTESEIASLLAEGNVPIGIGRDTKIRKCIIDKNAKIGKNVVIMNKDDVKEADRPEEGFYIRSGITVVVEKATIKDGTVI